The following coding sequences are from one Nonlabens arenilitoris window:
- a CDS encoding metallophosphoesterase family protein has translation MRTITIGDIHGGYKALEQLIEKIELQDRDLLIFLGDYIDGWSQSFEVIEFLISLKQKRIQNNQTAPIYLRGNHDELFLNYLKTKAQNSMWLHHGGQSTIDSYKDRSINDFERHVEFFEKGLKNYYVDKSNNGYFHAGFHNLKGPEHDYYDNMPYWDRTLWELALCVDPSLTPDNDRYPNRLRLYKEIFIGHTPTSRLGKLKPVNAVNVWNIDTAAAYKGPLTALCVETKEIWQSDPVHTFYPNENGRNE, from the coding sequence ATGAGAACCATAACAATAGGCGATATCCATGGCGGTTATAAAGCGCTAGAACAATTAATAGAAAAAATCGAATTACAAGATAGAGACTTACTGATTTTTTTAGGTGATTATATAGATGGATGGTCTCAAAGCTTTGAGGTCATTGAATTTTTAATATCGCTTAAGCAAAAACGTATACAGAATAATCAAACTGCTCCTATTTATTTAAGAGGTAATCATGATGAGTTATTCTTGAATTATTTAAAAACCAAAGCACAAAACAGCATGTGGCTTCATCATGGTGGTCAAAGTACCATAGATAGCTATAAGGATAGATCAATTAATGATTTTGAAAGACACGTTGAGTTTTTTGAGAAAGGATTAAAAAATTATTATGTTGATAAATCAAACAATGGATATTTTCATGCAGGATTTCACAATTTAAAAGGACCAGAGCATGATTATTATGACAATATGCCTTATTGGGACCGCACACTTTGGGAGCTTGCACTTTGTGTAGATCCTAGTTTAACACCAGATAACGATCGGTATCCAAATAGGTTGAGGCTGTATAAAGAAATATTCATAGGTCATACACCTACATCTAGATTAGGTAAACTAAAGCCTGTTAATGCAGTAAATGTATGGAATATTGATACCGCAGCAGCATATAAAGGACCACTTACAGCATTATGTGTTGAGACTAAAGAAATCTGGCAGTCCGATCCAGTTCATACATTCTATCCAAATGAAAACGGGCGTAATGAGTAG